A portion of the Methyloceanibacter stevinii genome contains these proteins:
- a CDS encoding DUF1465 family protein, protein MAGKTENTSYGDGVTVSFGAKFARSDQFKSVFREGMALVEAAAAYLDGDGRKEARQLKPPHSLAYATESMRLTTRLMQLASWLLIRRAVTEGELTPEQALEEQRKIKLPVEDSRPVRDLESLPQRLRALIEESVKLQEQVVRLDQMMDFKQPDADAHHPVGAHFSRLQAAFGRDGE, encoded by the coding sequence ATGGCGGGGAAGACCGAAAATACGAGCTATGGTGACGGCGTAACCGTCTCATTTGGCGCGAAATTCGCGCGCTCCGATCAATTCAAGAGCGTCTTCCGCGAGGGCATGGCGCTGGTCGAGGCGGCCGCGGCCTATCTCGACGGCGACGGCCGCAAAGAGGCGCGCCAGCTCAAGCCGCCGCACTCCTTAGCCTATGCCACGGAGAGCATGCGTCTCACCACGCGGCTGATGCAGCTCGCCTCCTGGCTCCTGATCCGCCGGGCCGTGACCGAGGGCGAGCTGACCCCCGAGCAGGCGCTCGAGGAACAGCGCAAAATCAAGCTCCCAGTGGAAGATTCACGCCCCGTGCGCGACCTCGAATCGCTGCCGCAGCGGCTGCGCGCCCTCATCGAAGAGAGCGTGAAGCTGCAGGAACAGGTGGTCCGGCTCGACCAGATGATGGATTTCAAGCAGCCGGATGCCGATGCCCATCATCCTGTCGGCGCGCATTTCTCGCGGCTCCAGGCCGCTTTCGGCCGGGACGGCGAATAG
- a CDS encoding inorganic phosphate transporter: MPVQNGDESAVGLGSTKKPSLDKDLQKIEQLEEATRAVSRAWPSVGIAVLFLGIAGIFASFQAGAAHSSVLIIAAAIIGGYMALTIGANDVANNVGPAVGARALTMTGALVIAAIFEFAGAMIAGGSVVQTISKGIIDPNLVPSGEVFVWIMMSALLASALWVHLATYLGAPVSTTHSIVGGVLGAGLAAVGAEAVDWFVMASIALSWLTSPLIGGVIAAAFLAFIKINLIYQEDKITAARRWVPVLVGIMSAVFGAYLVIKGLKHVWKPGLPAITAIAILIYAAAYLAARPWVRRQSEGMENRNQSLRKLFHLPLICSAALLSFAHGSNDVANAVGPLAAIVSSATTGTLVSAVGVPLWVMVIGGAGISLGLFLFGPRIVRIVGDQITKMNPMRAFCVALSAALTVLVASQLGLPVSTTHIVVGAVFGVGFFREHYTARSRRRRNYVRTHRRHAKGRSRALLPDELKHRKLVRRSHFFGIVAAWVITVPSAAALAAVTFLCADWLR, translated from the coding sequence ATGCCAGTGCAGAACGGCGATGAATCAGCGGTCGGCTTGGGCAGCACCAAGAAGCCTTCTCTCGACAAAGACCTCCAGAAAATCGAGCAGTTGGAAGAAGCGACCCGGGCGGTATCCCGCGCTTGGCCTTCCGTTGGAATTGCTGTCCTTTTTCTCGGTATTGCGGGCATTTTTGCCAGTTTCCAGGCAGGGGCCGCGCATAGCAGCGTACTGATTATCGCCGCCGCGATCATCGGTGGTTATATGGCGCTGACAATTGGCGCCAACGATGTCGCCAACAATGTCGGCCCGGCAGTGGGGGCGCGCGCCCTCACCATGACCGGAGCGCTTGTCATTGCTGCGATCTTTGAATTTGCAGGCGCCATGATCGCCGGCGGCAGCGTTGTCCAGACCATTTCCAAAGGCATCATCGATCCGAATCTCGTTCCGAGCGGCGAAGTGTTCGTATGGATCATGATGTCCGCCCTGTTGGCATCGGCGCTTTGGGTCCATCTCGCCACCTATCTTGGCGCCCCGGTATCGACGACGCATTCAATCGTCGGCGGTGTCCTCGGCGCGGGGTTAGCGGCCGTGGGCGCAGAGGCCGTCGACTGGTTCGTGATGGCGTCCATTGCCCTCAGCTGGCTCACCTCGCCCTTGATCGGCGGCGTGATCGCCGCCGCGTTCCTCGCCTTCATCAAAATCAACTTGATCTACCAAGAGGACAAAATCACTGCTGCGCGGCGATGGGTGCCGGTCCTGGTCGGGATCATGTCGGCGGTGTTTGGGGCCTATCTGGTCATCAAGGGTCTGAAGCACGTCTGGAAACCGGGCCTGCCGGCGATCACGGCTATCGCGATCCTCATCTACGCCGCGGCCTATCTCGCGGCCAGGCCCTGGGTCCGCAGACAGTCGGAGGGCATGGAGAACCGCAACCAGAGCCTGCGGAAACTCTTTCACCTGCCGCTGATCTGCTCCGCGGCGCTTCTGTCATTCGCACACGGCTCCAACGACGTCGCCAACGCCGTCGGCCCCTTGGCGGCGATCGTCAGCAGCGCCACGACGGGAACGCTGGTGAGCGCCGTCGGGGTACCCTTATGGGTCATGGTGATCGGCGGGGCTGGTATCAGTCTCGGCCTGTTCCTGTTCGGTCCCCGCATCGTCCGCATTGTGGGCGATCAGATCACCAAGATGAATCCGATGCGCGCGTTCTGCGTCGCGCTCTCGGCGGCCCTCACGGTGCTGGTCGCCTCGCAGCTCGGCCTGCCGGTATCGACCACGCACATCGTTGTCGGCGCCGTGTTCGGTGTCGGTTTCTTTCGCGAGCACTACACGGCGCGCAGCCGGCGACGGCGGAACTATGTGAGGACGCATCGAAGGCACGCCAAGGGCCGGAGCCGCGCCTTGCTGCCGGATGAATTGAAGCACCGAAAGCTAGTGCGGCGGTCCCACTTCTTTGGCATCGTCGCCGCCTGGGTCATTACCGTCCCGTCGGCCGCGGCGCTTGCCGCCGTAACCTTCCTCTGCGCCGATTGGCTGCGCTAG
- the lpxD gene encoding UDP-3-O-(3-hydroxymyristoyl)glucosamine N-acyltransferase has protein sequence MNGRCSFDSSLGGTVEHPGFFDRGNPVSLRCVADAVGGELNSADDGLAEVDDLRALNDASATHLTFCTGPKYAKDLFATKARACLIKPSDVSLVPADVVPIITDAPHRAFAMAIGLLYPSSLHPEEDSPHATIGGPLVHPTAKIGEGVTIGPGAVIGREAKIGAGTTIAAGAVVGYRVFIGADCFVGPGASVTHALVGNRVTLHAGSRVGQDGFGYVMSPEGHFKIPQIGRVVIGDGVDLGANSTVDRGFLTDTKIGEGTKIDNLVQIAHNVVIGRHCIIISQTGIAGSAQLGDFVILGAQSGVVEHVKIGDGALIAGMAHVKDDVPSGARMGGTPARPFNEWAREIAAVRRLGKKRQQLDGSSPL, from the coding sequence GTGAATGGCCGTTGCAGTTTCGATTCCAGTCTTGGAGGAACCGTGGAACACCCTGGCTTTTTTGACCGCGGGAACCCCGTCTCACTCAGATGCGTCGCCGACGCGGTCGGCGGTGAGTTGAATAGTGCCGACGATGGCCTAGCTGAAGTCGATGACTTGCGCGCCTTGAACGACGCGTCCGCCACGCACCTCACATTTTGTACCGGTCCCAAATACGCCAAGGATCTCTTCGCCACCAAGGCGCGGGCCTGTCTCATCAAACCCTCCGACGTCAGCCTCGTTCCCGCAGACGTCGTCCCGATTATCACCGACGCCCCCCATCGCGCCTTTGCCATGGCGATAGGGCTTCTCTATCCCTCGTCGCTCCACCCCGAGGAGGACTCGCCGCACGCGACCATCGGCGGCCCGCTGGTGCACCCGACCGCCAAGATTGGCGAGGGTGTCACGATCGGGCCCGGGGCCGTTATCGGGCGCGAGGCGAAAATCGGTGCCGGCACCACGATTGCAGCGGGGGCCGTGGTTGGCTACCGCGTGTTCATTGGAGCCGACTGCTTTGTGGGTCCTGGTGCGTCCGTAACACATGCCTTGGTCGGCAATAGAGTCACGCTTCATGCCGGTTCTCGCGTCGGCCAGGACGGTTTTGGCTACGTCATGAGCCCGGAAGGGCATTTCAAGATCCCGCAAATTGGACGGGTCGTCATTGGCGATGGCGTCGACCTTGGCGCCAACTCGACAGTCGATCGGGGCTTCCTCACGGACACGAAGATCGGTGAAGGAACCAAGATCGATAACCTCGTTCAGATCGCCCACAACGTGGTGATAGGACGCCACTGCATCATCATCTCCCAAACGGGAATTGCGGGATCGGCCCAACTTGGCGACTTCGTGATCCTGGGAGCCCAGTCCGGCGTGGTGGAACACGTCAAGATCGGCGATGGCGCGCTGATTGCCGGCATGGCCCATGTGAAGGACGATGTGCCGAGTGGGGCCCGGATGGGTGGAACGCCGGCCCGTCCGTTCAACGAATGGGCACGCGAGATTGCCGCCGTGAGACGGCTGGGCAAGAAGCGCCAACAGTTGGACGGATCGAGCCCCCTGTAG
- a CDS encoding cold-shock protein translates to MNTGTVKFYNATRGFGFIAPADGGNDVFVHATALERAGITHLTEGQSVTFDTEVDRRSGKTAVSTIEAA, encoded by the coding sequence ATGAATACGGGAACCGTTAAGTTTTACAACGCCACTCGTGGCTTCGGCTTTATCGCGCCCGCCGATGGCGGCAATGACGTGTTCGTACACGCCACTGCGCTGGAGCGCGCCGGCATCACGCACCTGACCGAAGGTCAGAGCGTCACATTCGACACTGAGGTCGATCGCCGCAGCGGTAAGACCGCTGTGAGCACCATTGAGGCCGCATAG
- a CDS encoding transglutaminase-like domain-containing protein, whose product MRLRLGCRLSYRLTAPTPMILLLCVHYSRTSDLERPDLLTTSPAVPIESYRDGFGNWCNRLTASAGEFCVSTDGIIRDAGLPDEKDPTAEQHAVERLPSEVLTFLLASRYCETDILSDFAWQQFGQEPLGWMRVQAVCDFVHNRIRFGYEFSRATRTAVETLNEGVGVCRDFTHLAITLCRCLNIPARYCTGYVSDAGQPPPYPPMDFAAWMEVYLAGRWWVFDPRNNDVRLGRVLIARGRDAADVPLTHSFGQHELVDFNVWIDHADGSAI is encoded by the coding sequence ATGCGCCTGCGACTGGGTTGCCGCCTCAGCTACCGGCTAACTGCGCCTACCCCGATGATCCTGCTCTTGTGCGTGCACTACTCACGCACGAGCGACCTTGAGCGGCCTGATCTGCTGACCACCAGCCCCGCGGTGCCCATCGAAAGCTATCGGGACGGCTTCGGCAACTGGTGCAATCGGCTGACCGCGTCCGCAGGCGAATTCTGTGTGTCGACCGACGGCATTATTCGCGATGCGGGCCTGCCTGACGAAAAGGACCCAACCGCCGAGCAGCACGCTGTCGAGCGGTTGCCGAGTGAGGTGCTGACCTTCCTCCTCGCGAGCCGCTATTGTGAGACTGATATTCTGTCTGACTTCGCGTGGCAGCAATTTGGGCAGGAGCCTCTCGGCTGGATGCGAGTACAGGCGGTCTGCGACTTCGTGCACAACCGTATCCGGTTTGGGTACGAGTTTTCCCGAGCCACGCGCACCGCGGTGGAAACACTGAACGAAGGAGTCGGCGTCTGCCGCGACTTCACCCATCTGGCGATCACGCTTTGCCGCTGCCTCAATATACCGGCGCGATACTGCACTGGATATGTCAGCGATGCCGGACAACCGCCGCCCTATCCGCCGATGGACTTTGCGGCCTGGATGGAGGTCTACCTCGCGGGACGGTGGTGGGTATTCGACCCGCGCAATAACGACGTTCGCTTGGGCCGAGTCCTCATCGCAAGAGGCCGTGACGCGGCCGATGTGCCGTTGACACACAGCTTCGGCCAGCACGAGCTGGTTGACTTCAACGTCTGGATTGATCACGCAGACGGCAGTGCGATTTAG
- a CDS encoding ion channel: MRLKKVPNFGVLLLILCLLIVVAPIATSPATAFGIELLFNVVFIAGAYWLARGDSTRWVYLCLTLAALITRWGALLTGAQWLQVTSATVTLAWFALSIALIFGELARRRDVDANTIMGAVVAYLLLAVAFAYLYGIIEHIQPGSFAGLPANTDRAHLGDALIYFSLVTLTTVGCGDIVAVSGPARPLAGLEAACGTLYVAVMIARLVAIEVAARIRGEDGR; encoded by the coding sequence ATGCGCCTGAAGAAAGTGCCGAACTTCGGCGTCTTGCTACTCATTTTGTGCCTCTTGATCGTCGTTGCGCCGATCGCCACGAGTCCCGCCACGGCCTTCGGCATCGAGCTGCTTTTCAATGTCGTCTTCATTGCCGGCGCCTATTGGTTGGCACGGGGAGACAGCACGCGGTGGGTCTATCTCTGCTTGACGCTGGCGGCTCTCATCACACGTTGGGGAGCCCTTCTGACAGGGGCCCAATGGCTGCAAGTGACGTCGGCCACGGTCACCCTGGCCTGGTTCGCTCTCAGCATCGCGCTGATCTTTGGCGAACTGGCCCGGCGGCGTGACGTCGACGCCAACACGATCATGGGTGCCGTTGTCGCGTATCTGCTCCTGGCCGTCGCGTTCGCGTATCTGTACGGCATCATCGAACACATCCAGCCCGGATCGTTCGCCGGGCTTCCGGCGAACACCGATCGCGCGCACTTGGGCGACGCGCTCATCTATTTCAGCCTCGTGACCCTGACCACCGTGGGATGTGGGGACATCGTGGCCGTGTCGGGCCCTGCCCGGCCGCTGGCGGGATTGGAAGCAGCCTGCGGGACGCTTTACGTCGCCGTCATGATCGCTCGGCTCGTCGCGATCGAGGTTGCCGCCAGGATTCGCGGCGAAGACGGGCGCTGA
- a CDS encoding TonB-dependent receptor produces MSGADSFVPVTVATEREILANPGATITDSLQNKPGISGTTFAPGANRPIIRGLDSYRVRIQENGIGSHDVSAISEDHAIPIDPSDADKIEVVRGPSTLRYGSQAIGGVVSVENQRIPTYLPEHGFSGMIKGGGNTVDAGGDGAFSVTGGSNGIVLHADGFIRDYEDYETPLGEELNSFVNSKGGSAGISHVWDDGFIGVSYARFESLYGIPGEEAEEGFLPRIDLVQDKVLVKGEWRPESSGIEAVRFWFGASDYAHDELERHSAAGHDHEEEEHGHDEHEEHEEHEEEEAGDFEIGSVFTNEQQEARMEIQHSPVMSRYGEVRGAVGVHWDHADTAGLSYEGDSLLEPADTESIAGFWFEELEASDRWRFQTALRVESASVDGFGYSSIADPEAPVTYRGDRTFVPVSGGLGALYDLGNNTVLRLNGQAVERAPAAAELFSKGAHHASNTFEIGNPFLNEEKAQTIELGLKRPVGKFRYDASGYYTNYDGFIYRELTGLTCGVDLDSCEREDHDEHHEDGHEEEGHGHSFDQVLFKQRNAVFYGVELLGEYDVGSVWRGVWGIDGQYDFVHARFDDGEYVPRMPPHRLGGGIYYRDSNWFARVGLLHAFEQNQVAPEEPTTPGYTLLNAELSYVVASAGPGVLAPTMRIGVKGDNLLDEKVLNSASFKRRENVLEPGANVRFFGSMRF; encoded by the coding sequence GTGAGCGGGGCGGACAGCTTCGTTCCCGTGACGGTCGCGACCGAGAGGGAGATCCTTGCGAACCCCGGCGCGACGATCACCGACAGCTTGCAGAACAAGCCCGGCATCTCCGGCACGACCTTTGCGCCGGGCGCCAACAGGCCCATCATCCGCGGCCTCGACAGCTATCGCGTCCGCATCCAGGAGAACGGCATCGGAAGCCACGACGTATCGGCCATCTCCGAAGATCACGCGATCCCGATCGACCCCTCGGACGCCGACAAGATCGAAGTCGTCCGCGGTCCCTCGACCTTGCGCTACGGCTCCCAAGCGATCGGCGGCGTGGTGTCCGTCGAGAACCAGCGCATTCCGACGTACCTTCCCGAACATGGCTTCTCGGGCATGATCAAGGGCGGCGGCAACACCGTGGACGCGGGCGGCGACGGCGCCTTCAGCGTGACCGGCGGCTCAAATGGCATCGTGCTTCATGCCGACGGCTTCATTCGCGACTACGAAGACTACGAGACGCCGCTCGGCGAAGAGCTGAACAGCTTCGTGAACAGCAAGGGCGGCTCGGCGGGTATCTCCCACGTCTGGGACGACGGCTTCATCGGCGTGTCCTACGCGCGCTTCGAGAGCCTGTACGGCATTCCCGGCGAAGAGGCGGAGGAAGGCTTCTTGCCGCGGATCGATCTCGTGCAGGACAAGGTTCTCGTGAAAGGCGAGTGGCGGCCGGAATCGTCCGGCATCGAGGCCGTCCGCTTCTGGTTCGGCGCGTCCGACTACGCTCATGACGAGCTCGAGCGGCATAGCGCGGCCGGTCACGATCACGAGGAGGAAGAGCACGGTCACGACGAACATGAAGAACACGAGGAGCACGAGGAAGAAGAGGCTGGCGATTTCGAGATCGGCTCGGTCTTCACCAACGAGCAGCAGGAAGCCCGCATGGAGATCCAGCATTCGCCCGTGATGAGCCGCTACGGCGAGGTGCGCGGGGCGGTCGGCGTTCATTGGGATCATGCCGATACGGCAGGCTTGAGCTACGAAGGCGATTCACTCCTCGAGCCTGCGGACACCGAGAGCATCGCCGGGTTCTGGTTCGAAGAACTCGAAGCGTCCGACCGGTGGCGTTTCCAAACCGCGCTGCGGGTCGAGAGTGCCAGCGTCGACGGCTTCGGCTATTCCAGCATCGCCGATCCCGAAGCACCCGTGACCTACAGAGGCGATCGCACGTTCGTACCCGTGAGCGGCGGACTTGGCGCGCTGTACGACCTTGGCAACAACACGGTCTTGCGGCTGAACGGTCAAGCCGTCGAGCGCGCACCGGCAGCGGCGGAGCTCTTTTCGAAAGGCGCGCACCACGCAAGCAACACGTTCGAGATCGGCAATCCCTTCCTCAACGAGGAAAAGGCCCAAACGATCGAGCTGGGCTTGAAGCGGCCGGTCGGCAAGTTCCGCTACGACGCCAGCGGCTACTACACCAACTACGATGGCTTCATTTACCGGGAGCTCACGGGCCTTACCTGTGGCGTCGATCTCGATTCATGCGAACGGGAAGATCACGACGAACACCACGAAGACGGCCACGAGGAAGAAGGCCACGGCCACAGCTTCGACCAAGTGCTGTTCAAACAGCGCAACGCCGTGTTCTACGGCGTCGAGCTGCTCGGCGAGTACGATGTCGGGTCGGTTTGGCGCGGTGTCTGGGGCATCGACGGTCAATACGACTTCGTTCATGCCCGGTTCGACGACGGCGAATATGTGCCGCGCATGCCGCCGCACCGCCTTGGGGGCGGCATCTACTATCGGGACAGCAACTGGTTCGCACGCGTCGGCCTGCTGCACGCCTTCGAGCAGAACCAAGTCGCCCCGGAAGAGCCGACGACCCCCGGCTACACGCTGCTCAACGCCGAATTGAGCTATGTGGTCGCGAGCGCAGGGCCGGGCGTTCTTGCCCCAACGATGCGGATCGGCGTGAAAGGCGATAACCTCCTGGACGAGAAGGTGCTGAACTCTGCCTCCTTCAAGCGGCGTGAGAACGTGCTGGAACCAGGCGCGAATGTCCGCTTTTTTGGAAGCATGCGGTTCTGA
- a CDS encoding arylsulfatase: MRHFTAIVGLLVATFAAPGIAWAQDTEAASKKPNILVIWGDDIGWQNVSAYGMGTMGYTTPNIDSIGNEGIKFTDHYAQPSCTAGRAAFITGQYPIRSGMTTVGQPGDALGLQAASPSLAEVLKSAGYRTGHFGKNHLGDRNEHLPTVHGFDEFFGNLYHLNTQEESEQRDYQRFGEAYAGSLEDYEKKFGTRGVIHSFASDTDDPTEDPRFGRVGKQTIEDTGPLTQERMKNFDEGEVIPKALDFMTSSKEEGKPFFIWLNTSRMHLYTRLNDKWRYAAEEYTSEADYHGSGMLQHDHDIGLVLDFLKQQGLDDNTIVWYSTDNGPEHSSWPHGATTPFRGEKMTTYEGGVRVISMLRWPGTIAPGQVLNGIQSHQDMFTSFAAAAGVPDIVEQMETEKKQYIDGVDNLSYWTGKSPKSARTHIFYYYESKLMAVRMGPWKFHFSTKEDYYANVIPRTVPLVFNIRMDPFESYFSKDSYGHLMQKVSWLIQPMGELMAQHLQTLAEYPPVQGGKSFDMSNVVEEFVNKAKQ, from the coding sequence ATGAGGCACTTCACGGCAATCGTGGGTCTGCTCGTGGCGACGTTCGCTGCGCCGGGAATAGCGTGGGCGCAGGACACGGAAGCGGCGAGCAAGAAACCCAATATTCTAGTGATTTGGGGAGACGACATCGGCTGGCAGAACGTGAGCGCCTACGGCATGGGCACCATGGGCTACACGACGCCGAACATCGACAGCATCGGCAACGAAGGCATCAAGTTCACCGACCACTACGCTCAGCCCTCCTGCACCGCCGGCCGCGCGGCGTTCATCACCGGTCAGTATCCAATTCGCTCCGGCATGACGACGGTGGGGCAACCCGGCGATGCGCTTGGCTTGCAAGCGGCTTCTCCCAGTCTCGCCGAGGTCCTCAAGTCGGCGGGCTACCGGACCGGCCATTTCGGCAAGAACCATCTCGGTGATCGCAACGAGCACCTGCCGACGGTCCACGGATTCGATGAGTTCTTCGGCAACCTCTACCACCTCAACACCCAGGAAGAGTCCGAGCAGCGCGACTACCAGCGTTTCGGTGAGGCCTATGCCGGCAGTCTCGAAGATTACGAGAAGAAATTCGGCACCCGCGGCGTCATCCACTCGTTTGCGAGCGACACGGACGACCCGACGGAAGATCCCCGCTTCGGCCGCGTTGGCAAACAGACCATCGAAGACACCGGACCTCTAACCCAGGAGCGCATGAAGAATTTCGACGAAGGGGAAGTCATTCCCAAGGCGCTCGACTTCATGACGAGTTCGAAAGAGGAAGGGAAACCGTTCTTCATCTGGCTGAACACAAGCCGGATGCATCTCTACACGCGGCTGAACGACAAATGGCGCTACGCGGCCGAGGAGTACACGAGCGAAGCCGACTATCACGGCAGCGGAATGCTCCAGCACGACCACGACATAGGCCTGGTGCTCGACTTCCTCAAGCAGCAGGGTCTCGATGACAACACCATCGTCTGGTACTCGACCGACAACGGCCCGGAACATTCCTCATGGCCGCACGGCGCGACAACGCCCTTCCGCGGCGAGAAGATGACGACCTACGAAGGCGGCGTCCGCGTGATCTCAATGCTGCGTTGGCCTGGCACCATCGCGCCCGGGCAGGTGCTCAATGGCATCCAGAGTCACCAGGACATGTTCACGAGCTTCGCGGCAGCCGCAGGGGTGCCCGACATCGTGGAGCAAATGGAAACGGAGAAGAAGCAATACATCGACGGGGTCGACAATCTCTCCTACTGGACAGGCAAGTCGCCCAAATCCGCGCGGACACATATCTTCTATTATTACGAGAGCAAGCTGATGGCCGTTCGCATGGGGCCGTGGAAGTTTCACTTCTCGACGAAGGAGGACTACTACGCAAACGTCATCCCTCGAACGGTTCCGCTTGTTTTCAACATCCGCATGGACCCGTTCGAATCCTATTTCAGTAAGGACTCCTACGGACACCTCATGCAGAAGGTCTCGTGGCTAATCCAGCCGATGGGCGAACTGATGGCCCAGCATCTGCAGACCCTTGCGGAATACCCGCCCGTGCAAGGCGGCAAATCCTTCGACATGTCGAATGTGGTGGAGGAGTTCGTCAACAAGGCTAAGCAATAG
- a CDS encoding DUF1214 domain-containing protein — protein sequence MDLDVNDDGSVTLYMGPDEPEAGTTNWIPTVPGKAWFPYFRFYSPTEAYFDRSWLLPDIEKVG from the coding sequence ATGGATCTCGACGTGAACGACGACGGCTCGGTAACGCTCTACATGGGGCCGGATGAACCCGAGGCGGGCACGACGAATTGGATTCCCACCGTGCCGGGCAAGGCGTGGTTCCCGTACTTCCGCTTCTACTCGCCGACCGAAGCCTATTTCGACCGGTCGTGGTTGCTGCCCGACATCGAAAAAGTAGGTTAA
- a CDS encoding DUF1254 domain-containing protein, which translates to MLKRLAISMAVAALASANAMAEETIDTRVGPLTFTHDFENGYPSKETQQKLFDEMDFQRATQAYIWAIPIVSFAQWQKAHEETFGASSGDIVLYRDTQDKYGLLTANTTTPYALSFINLEETGPIVIDMPDADVRGATHSMWQIGITQMTEPGRYVFYAPGTEAPKVEGAKVFETPTNSIFFGIRLLAKDKDQQAKDLAGIQIYPLSEIDDEHETKVTEVNHKKWQGWQPRGIGYFEVLADILGREPVAERDRFFMAMLKPLGLEKGKPFAPDERQKKILTEAVLVGEAMAKANDFFNPRLEQSHYADGSAWEIATTSPVDQRWENYDALDGRAAWFYEAVTNDTAMQSKTPGQGQIYLGTYRDSDGEWLDGGENYTLTVPADVPAAEFWSLTVYDVSTRARSSTSRSSPTSRRAWIST; encoded by the coding sequence ATGTTGAAGCGACTGGCAATCAGCATGGCTGTGGCCGCTCTGGCGTCGGCAAACGCGATGGCAGAAGAAACCATCGACACCCGAGTCGGACCGCTGACCTTCACCCACGACTTCGAGAACGGTTATCCGTCCAAGGAAACACAGCAGAAGCTGTTCGATGAGATGGATTTCCAGCGGGCGACCCAAGCCTATATCTGGGCCATCCCGATCGTCAGCTTCGCGCAGTGGCAGAAAGCACATGAGGAGACCTTCGGCGCGAGTTCGGGCGACATCGTCCTCTACCGCGACACGCAGGACAAATACGGACTTCTGACCGCCAACACGACGACTCCGTATGCGCTGAGCTTCATCAACCTCGAAGAGACCGGCCCGATCGTCATCGATATGCCCGACGCGGACGTCCGCGGGGCCACGCACTCCATGTGGCAGATCGGAATCACGCAGATGACGGAGCCGGGGCGCTATGTCTTTTATGCGCCCGGAACGGAAGCCCCGAAGGTCGAGGGCGCCAAGGTCTTTGAAACTCCCACGAACAGCATCTTTTTCGGTATCCGCCTTCTCGCCAAGGACAAGGATCAGCAGGCGAAGGACCTTGCCGGGATTCAGATCTACCCGCTCTCCGAAATCGACGACGAGCACGAGACCAAGGTCACCGAAGTCAATCACAAGAAATGGCAGGGCTGGCAGCCGCGCGGGATCGGCTATTTCGAAGTGCTAGCAGACATCCTTGGACGCGAGCCGGTGGCGGAGCGGGACCGCTTCTTCATGGCCATGCTGAAGCCGCTTGGCCTCGAAAAGGGCAAGCCATTCGCGCCCGACGAACGTCAAAAGAAAATTCTGACCGAGGCGGTTCTCGTCGGAGAGGCAATGGCCAAGGCCAATGACTTCTTCAATCCCCGGCTGGAGCAGTCGCACTATGCCGACGGGTCTGCTTGGGAGATCGCAACGACGTCGCCGGTGGACCAGCGCTGGGAGAACTACGACGCACTCGATGGGCGCGCCGCTTGGTTCTACGAGGCCGTGACCAACGACACGGCCATGCAGTCGAAGACGCCGGGCCAGGGGCAAATCTATCTCGGGACGTATCGCGACTCAGATGGGGAGTGGTTGGACGGCGGCGAGAACTACACGTTGACCGTTCCCGCCGACGTGCCGGCGGCCGAGTTCTGGTCTCTCACGGTCTACGACGTGTCGACGCGCGCGCGATCGTCAACGAGCAGGTCGTCGCCGACAAGTCGTCGCGCATGGATCTCGACGTGA
- the rpmE gene encoding 50S ribosomal protein L31: MKKDIHPDYHQIKVVMTDGTEFLTYSTYGAEGDTLKLDIDPKTHPAWTGGGQHLIDRGGRLSRFKKKYEGFIK, translated from the coding sequence ATGAAGAAGGATATTCACCCCGATTACCACCAGATCAAGGTGGTCATGACGGACGGCACGGAGTTCCTCACCTACTCGACCTATGGCGCCGAGGGTGACACGCTGAAGCTGGACATCGATCCCAAGACCCACCCGGCCTGGACCGGCGGCGGTCAGCACCTGATCGACCGTGGCGGCCGCCTCTCGCGCTTCAAGAAGAAGTACGAAGGCTTCATCAAGTAG